A single Thermoanaerobacterium sp. RBIITD DNA region contains:
- a CDS encoding ABC transporter permease, which yields MGLMQAIKMSLKSIIDNKLRSFLTMLGIVIGVMSVIGLVSLGQGATEGVTSQIKSMGSNLIMVSIMGRGMDNSLSYDEAMSIGDSAYISKISPIMSGNAYAKYGDKSYEESINGVNENYMSLRNLKLAEGRFILSIDNMMRQKVAVIGSNVASDLFGFTDPVGKTIQLDGNNFTVIGVLASGGSSISNSYDDSIFIPIKTMFVFQRNRGITQIYMSASSEQYVNIAQYHVENMLNNIFKGDTNAYRIMNQSDILSTMNSVSNTMSMMLGGIAGISLIVGGIGIMNIMLVSVTERTREIGIRKALGAKKKDILLQFIIESLTISGVGGIVGILFGFLATYLLGHFMNMTVKPSLSTIILSFSFSLLIGLFFGIYPSNKAAGLKPIDALHYE from the coding sequence ATGGGTCTGATGCAAGCAATTAAAATGTCATTAAAAAGTATTATTGACAATAAATTAAGGTCATTCCTGACAATGCTTGGAATTGTGATAGGTGTCATGTCTGTTATAGGGTTAGTGAGCCTAGGACAAGGTGCTACAGAAGGAGTAACATCACAGATTAAAAGCATGGGATCAAATTTAATAATGGTATCAATAATGGGTAGAGGTATGGATAATTCCCTGTCATATGACGAAGCCATGTCGATAGGGGATTCAGCCTACATTTCAAAAATATCACCGATAATGAGCGGAAATGCATATGCAAAGTACGGTGATAAATCATATGAGGAAAGTATAAATGGCGTAAATGAAAATTACATGTCATTAAGAAACCTTAAATTAGCAGAAGGGAGATTTATACTATCAATAGACAATATGATGAGGCAGAAGGTAGCCGTAATTGGAAGCAATGTTGCAAGTGATCTATTTGGGTTTACTGACCCAGTAGGTAAAACAATACAGCTGGATGGAAATAATTTCACTGTAATAGGAGTACTTGCATCAGGTGGATCATCAATATCCAATTCATACGATGACTCAATTTTTATCCCAATAAAGACAATGTTTGTTTTTCAAAGAAACAGAGGAATAACGCAAATATATATGAGTGCTTCTTCTGAGCAATATGTGAATATAGCGCAGTATCACGTGGAAAATATGCTAAACAACATATTTAAAGGGGATACAAATGCATATAGGATTATGAATCAATCAGATATTTTATCAACTATGAATAGTGTCAGCAATACAATGTCAATGATGCTGGGAGGAATTGCAGGTATCTCATTAATCGTTGGTGGTATTGGCATTATGAATATAATGCTTGTATCTGTAACAGAGAGAACAAGGGAGATAGGCATAAGAAAGGCTCTAGGTGCTAAGAAAAAAGACATACTATTGCAGTTTATAATAGAGTCATTGACGATAAGTGGAGTTGGAGGCATAGTTGGAATATTATTTGGATTTTTAGCGACGTATTTACTAGGGCATTTTATGAATATGACTGTAAAACCGTCGCTTTCTACGATTATACTATCATTTTCCTTCTCTCTATTAATAGGGCTATTTTTTGGTATATATCCTTCAAACAAGGCAGCTGGATTAAAGCCAATAGATGCACTTCATTATGAATAA
- a CDS encoding carbohydrate kinase yields the protein MDDRELDVVALGELLIDFTINGVSERGNQLFEANPGGAPCNVLSMLHNLGKKTSFIGKVGNDQFGILLKKTLEEIGIGTDNLVIDNEVNTTLAFVHTAPDGDRSFTFYRQPGADMMLNESEIREEIIKKARIFHFGTLSMTDVGIRKATEKALKIAKYNNLLISFDPNLRPPLWRSLNMAKDMIKYGLSQCDILKISNDELEFVTDCKTIEEGVKSLLKNYSIKLILVTMGKYGSKAYYKGLSVEKAGFIQENTIDTTGAGDTFCGCILNYVLEHGLDNLTESSLKDMLTFANAAASIITTRRGAMRSMPSKEEIINLLS from the coding sequence ATGGATGATAGAGAATTGGATGTAGTTGCATTAGGAGAATTACTCATAGATTTTACAATAAATGGAGTAAGTGAACGAGGAAATCAGTTGTTTGAAGCAAATCCTGGTGGGGCGCCTTGTAATGTATTATCTATGTTACATAATTTAGGGAAAAAGACTTCATTTATAGGCAAGGTAGGAAATGATCAGTTTGGTATTTTACTGAAAAAAACCCTAGAAGAAATTGGTATAGGTACTGATAATTTAGTAATAGATAATGAAGTAAATACAACATTAGCTTTTGTTCATACTGCGCCGGATGGAGATAGAAGCTTTACATTTTATAGGCAACCAGGAGCAGATATGATGTTAAATGAATCAGAAATTAGAGAAGAAATTATTAAAAAAGCTAGAATATTTCATTTTGGGACTTTATCTATGACTGATGTTGGTATAAGGAAAGCTACTGAAAAAGCTTTAAAAATTGCAAAATATAATAATCTATTAATTTCCTTTGATCCTAATTTACGGCCTCCTCTTTGGAGATCTTTGAACATGGCTAAGGATATGATAAAATATGGACTGAGTCAGTGCGATATATTAAAAATTTCCAATGATGAATTGGAATTTGTAACGGATTGTAAAACCATTGAAGAAGGTGTAAAATCGCTTCTGAAAAATTATAGTATTAAATTAATTTTAGTTACTATGGGTAAATATGGGAGTAAAGCTTATTACAAAGGGCTTTCTGTTGAAAAAGCTGGCTTTATTCAAGAAAATACAATTGACACAACTGGAGCAGGGGATACCTTTTGTGGCTGTATTTTAAATTATGTATTAGAGCATGGCTTGGATAACCTTACTGAATCCTCATTGAAGGATATGTTGACATTTGCCAATGCGGCAGCATCAATTATAACTACAAGAAGAGGAGCTATGCGATCTATGCCTTCAAAAGAAGAAATTATAAATTTGCTATCCTAA
- a CDS encoding iron-containing alcohol dehydrogenase, whose protein sequence is MKSNFTYFMPTEIVFGPGKLEKLASLTLPGKKALIVIGSGNSMRKHGYLDRVIDYLKQNSVEYAVYDKILPNPISDHVAEGAKIAKENGCDFIIGLGGGSTIDSSKAIAVMAKNPGDYWDYVSGGSGKGMEVKNGALPIVAIPTTAGTGTESDPWAVITKTETNEKIGFGCRYTYPTLSIVDPELMVSIPPKFTAYQGMDAFFHSVEGYLANVNQPASDVLALQSISLITEYLPKAVEDGSNIEARTALAWASTAAGIVESLSSCISHHSMEHAISAFHPDVPHGAGLIMLSVSYFSFMASKVPDRFIDIAKTMGEEIKGSTKQEQAQCFITGLKKLIKNIGMEDLNLSNFGVRENEIEKLSKNAIDTMGSLFEVDPYKLSLKEVMSIYKNCF, encoded by the coding sequence ATGAAGTCTAATTTTACATATTTTATGCCTACAGAGATAGTTTTTGGTCCTGGCAAATTGGAAAAATTGGCATCACTCACTTTGCCAGGAAAGAAAGCCCTAATAGTAATTGGAAGCGGAAACTCTATGAGAAAGCATGGTTATTTAGATAGAGTTATTGATTATCTAAAGCAAAATAGTGTTGAGTATGCTGTATATGATAAGATTTTACCAAATCCTATATCGGATCATGTAGCAGAAGGTGCAAAAATAGCTAAAGAAAATGGTTGTGATTTTATTATAGGTCTAGGCGGTGGCAGTACTATAGATTCTTCAAAGGCAATTGCTGTTATGGCAAAGAACCCCGGTGATTATTGGGACTATGTATCTGGCGGTAGTGGAAAAGGTATGGAGGTAAAAAATGGAGCTTTACCTATAGTTGCAATACCTACAACGGCAGGTACGGGTACCGAGTCTGACCCATGGGCTGTCATAACCAAGACAGAAACTAATGAAAAGATTGGGTTTGGATGTAGATATACATATCCAACACTTTCCATAGTTGATCCGGAATTAATGGTGTCAATTCCGCCAAAGTTTACTGCATATCAGGGAATGGATGCTTTCTTCCATTCAGTAGAAGGATATCTTGCTAATGTCAATCAGCCTGCTAGCGATGTTCTTGCACTTCAATCTATCAGTCTTATAACAGAATATCTTCCAAAGGCAGTTGAGGATGGAAGCAATATTGAAGCGCGCACAGCATTGGCTTGGGCAAGTACAGCGGCAGGTATAGTAGAATCTTTATCGTCATGCATTTCTCATCACTCAATGGAACACGCTATAAGTGCGTTTCATCCTGACGTACCACATGGTGCTGGCCTTATAATGCTTTCAGTATCGTATTTTAGCTTTATGGCATCTAAAGTTCCTGATAGGTTTATAGACATTGCTAAAACAATGGGAGAAGAGATAAAAGGCAGTACCAAACAAGAACAGGCACAATGCTTTATAACTGGACTTAAAAAATTGATTAAGAATATTGGCATGGAAGATTTAAACTTATCAAACTTTGGAGTTAGGGAAAATGAGATTGAAAAATTATCGAAGAATGCTATTGATACTATGGGGTCTCTCTTCGAAGTAGATCCTTATAAATTATCATTGAAAGAAGTAATGTCAATATACAAAAACTGTTTTTAA
- a CDS encoding IS1182 family transposase yields MKKSKLYNKNYTQFNGCYQLVLPLNCEMLIPEDDSVRLLSQILEGLNYEKLYKAYSFTGRKPAVEPKILFKVLTYAYMNNIYSSRKIESACKRDINFMWLLEGSKAPDHSTIARFRKEYLADAMEDLFYQLVQHLHEIGEVKFEHLFVDGTKIEANANRYTFVWKKAINKNQAKMFTKIQSCIESINLTYMTNFTVTKETLLDDIEKIIDYLKKKKEEEQIEFVHGIGKRKSKLQKFNEELEKFYERQKNYDTHNQLLDGRNSYSKTDPDATFMHMKDDHMNNSQLKPGYNVQIGVESEYVTGVGIFQDRSDNTTLIPFLNDMESNLGNKYQNIIADSGYESEENYLYLEEKNQKYYIKPQTYEKWKKKSFKNDISKRENMVYDKDKDEYTCHNRKQLRPIGIIYRTSASGYRSEITVYECEDCNNCPYKSKCTKARGNRKMQVSKTFVEKRQISYENITSEEGILLRVNRSIQVEGAFGVLKNDYQFNRFLTRGKNSVKTEFMLLCFSYDVNKLHAKIQNERCEKHLHGIKIA; encoded by the coding sequence ATGAAAAAAAGTAAATTATACAATAAGAATTATACACAATTTAATGGATGTTATCAATTAGTTCTTCCATTAAATTGTGAAATGTTAATACCAGAGGATGATTCGGTTCGCCTGCTTAGCCAAATATTGGAGGGATTGAATTACGAAAAGTTGTACAAGGCATATTCTTTCACTGGAAGAAAACCTGCAGTAGAGCCAAAAATCCTGTTTAAGGTATTAACTTATGCTTACATGAATAACATTTATTCCAGCAGAAAGATAGAAAGTGCATGCAAAAGGGATATTAATTTTATGTGGTTGCTTGAAGGAAGCAAAGCACCTGACCACTCTACTATTGCCAGATTCCGCAAGGAATATCTCGCCGATGCAATGGAAGATTTGTTTTATCAGTTGGTACAGCATCTCCATGAAATAGGTGAAGTAAAGTTTGAGCATCTCTTCGTAGACGGTACAAAGATTGAAGCCAATGCTAACCGCTATACATTTGTATGGAAAAAGGCTATTAATAAAAATCAGGCAAAGATGTTTACAAAAATACAATCTTGCATAGAATCAATTAATCTTACGTATATGACTAATTTTACTGTTACTAAAGAAACTTTATTGGATGACATAGAAAAGATAATTGACTATCTTAAAAAGAAAAAAGAAGAAGAGCAGATAGAATTTGTTCATGGTATAGGGAAACGCAAGTCAAAACTCCAAAAATTTAATGAAGAGCTAGAGAAGTTTTACGAACGTCAAAAGAACTATGATACACACAATCAATTATTGGATGGAAGGAATAGTTATTCTAAAACTGATCCAGATGCAACATTTATGCATATGAAAGATGACCACATGAACAACTCTCAATTAAAGCCAGGATACAATGTGCAGATTGGGGTTGAAAGTGAGTATGTCACTGGTGTTGGTATATTTCAGGACAGGTCTGACAACACTACCCTTATTCCATTTCTAAATGATATGGAATCAAATTTAGGAAACAAATATCAAAATATCATAGCGGACTCTGGATATGAGAGTGAAGAAAACTATCTGTATTTGGAAGAAAAAAATCAAAAATACTACATAAAGCCGCAGACATATGAAAAGTGGAAGAAGAAAAGTTTTAAAAATGATATTAGTAAGCGTGAAAACATGGTTTATGATAAAGATAAAGATGAATATACCTGCCACAATAGAAAACAACTTAGACCAATTGGAATCATTTATAGGACTTCAGCAAGTGGTTACCGTTCAGAAATTACTGTATACGAATGTGAAGACTGCAACAATTGTCCATATAAATCAAAATGTACAAAAGCACGAGGCAACCGAAAGATGCAAGTATCAAAAACATTTGTAGAGAAGCGACAAATATCTTATGAGAATATCACATCTGAGGAGGGAATTCTCCTGAGAGTTAATCGTTCAATACAGGTAGAAGGTGCTTTTGGAGTTCTAAAAAATGATTACCAATTTAATAGATTTTTAACACGTGGGAAAAACAGTGTAAAAACGGAGTTTATGCTGTTATGTTTTTCCTACGATGTAAACAAACTGCATGCAAAAATACAGAATGAGAGATGTGAAAAGCACCTTCATGGAATAAAAATAGCCTGA
- a CDS encoding HlyD family efflux transporter periplasmic adaptor subunit produces the protein MKKKYIVIISIIIIIIISATIYFERKKSSATTTRTPYIIVTRGNISMHVDGTGNLDTNKRIITLKGNGVVKKVYHKIGDKVKAGELLYQIEDDDLNQQLQNASINLELAKEQLDNDTKTYNDAISKQNIVSAYSGIVDSINVKVGQDVNSGTAIAVITDYSNATIKVPFNGSQINNIKVGQSADIYLYNSYATIKGNVTDVSAQGIPVNGAIYYYVTVGLKNPGALTDGVKAQVTVYTDQGPERAIQDGTLSVKNTNTITSSVQGTIASINVKEGQKINAGTLIATLTSNVNDIQIKNDNLKLQQAQNNYDQIQNQINSLNIYSPIDGILLSQNINEGDKLSGQSSSNYSSNGSASSNSSNANSGNNSSSSNTTISNLSSVSNQAETAVIVNNDSFSIDVPIDEVDINKIKIGQKASLTTDDLPGETFDGTVTEISSIPTIQNNVASYDVTVSLPYTDKLKLGQTMNVSIIVAEKNNTLLLPIEAVQTNVNNKYVVLYDENNSKNNGRTRNNIRQVQTGLYNDKYIEILSGLNEGDKVLISGASVTSSTNNRGGFSNGAFGNGGFENRSFGNGSGGAGFMVKQQSSGNRNTK, from the coding sequence ATGAAAAAAAAATACATCGTAATTATTAGTATCATTATAATTATTATTATAAGTGCTACTATATATTTTGAAAGAAAAAAATCTTCAGCTACAACAACTCGAACACCATATATAATAGTCACACGAGGTAATATATCAATGCACGTCGATGGAACTGGTAATCTTGATACAAATAAAAGAATAATAACGTTAAAAGGTAATGGCGTTGTTAAAAAAGTTTATCATAAAATTGGAGATAAAGTAAAAGCAGGGGAATTGCTTTATCAAATTGAAGATGATGATTTAAATCAACAACTTCAAAATGCTTCAATCAATTTAGAGCTTGCAAAGGAACAGCTTGATAACGATACAAAGACATATAATGACGCTATATCAAAACAAAATATAGTATCGGCATATTCAGGTATTGTAGATAGCATAAACGTCAAAGTAGGCCAAGATGTAAACTCAGGTACAGCAATAGCCGTTATAACAGATTATTCTAATGCAACAATTAAGGTGCCATTTAATGGTTCACAAATAAATAATATAAAAGTGGGGCAAAGTGCTGATATTTATTTATACAATTCGTATGCAACAATCAAGGGAAATGTGACAGATGTTTCAGCACAAGGTATACCAGTAAATGGAGCAATATATTACTATGTTACGGTGGGTTTAAAGAATCCTGGAGCGCTAACTGACGGGGTTAAGGCTCAAGTGACAGTATATACTGATCAAGGACCAGAGAGAGCGATTCAAGATGGTACATTAAGTGTTAAAAATACAAATACAATAACATCATCAGTACAAGGTACAATTGCAAGCATAAATGTAAAAGAAGGACAAAAGATAAATGCAGGAACTCTTATTGCTACATTAACAAGTAATGTAAATGACATTCAAATCAAAAATGACAATTTAAAGTTGCAACAGGCTCAGAATAATTATGATCAGATTCAAAACCAGATAAATTCCCTGAATATTTATTCGCCAATTGATGGAATATTGTTATCACAAAATATCAATGAAGGTGATAAGCTATCCGGTCAAAGTAGTTCAAATTATAGTTCTAATGGTAGTGCTAGTTCTAATTCCAGCAATGCTAATTCTGGCAATAATAGTAGCAGTAGTAATACAACTATAAGTAATCTTTCATCTGTTTCTAATCAAGCTGAGACAGCAGTTATAGTCAATAATGACAGCTTTTCAATAGATGTACCTATTGATGAAGTAGATATAAATAAAATAAAGATAGGACAAAAGGCATCACTCACAACAGATGATTTGCCTGGGGAGACTTTTGATGGCACTGTAACAGAAATATCATCAATACCGACAATACAAAACAATGTAGCATCGTATGATGTAACTGTATCACTGCCGTATACAGATAAACTTAAACTTGGTCAGACTATGAATGTATCAATTATTGTTGCTGAAAAAAATAATACTTTGTTATTGCCGATTGAAGCAGTTCAAACAAATGTGAATAATAAATATGTAGTATTATACGATGAAAATAATTCTAAAAATAATGGCAGAACAAGGAATAATATAAGACAAGTGCAGACTGGATTGTATAATGATAAATACATAGAAATATTGAGCGGATTAAACGAAGGTGATAAAGTCTTAATATCAGGTGCTAGTGTGACAAGTAGTACAAATAATCGTGGTGGATTTAGTAATGGAGCATTCGGCAATGGAGGTTTTGAAAATAGAAGTTTTGGCAACGGATCTGGTGGAGCTGGTTTTATGGTAAAGCAACAATCTAGTGGAAATAGGAATACAAAATGA
- a CDS encoding ABC transporter ATP-binding protein, with the protein MEGINMIVIKNLSKIYKMGDNIVKALDNINLNVDEGEFVSIVGPSGSGKSTLMNIIGCLDVKTSGEYFLNGYDTSKLNDNKLAELRSNEIGFIFQSFNLLQKLSALENVELPMIYKGIPAKERYNRAVELLTMVGLKERIHHKPNELSGGQQQRVAIARALANNPHLILADEPTGNLDSQSGKEVMKIIKELNDRGNTIILITHDINVANQAKRTIRIMDGKIYE; encoded by the coding sequence ATGGAAGGTATAAATATGATTGTTATAAAAAATCTTTCAAAAATATATAAAATGGGTGATAACATAGTTAAAGCGCTTGACAATATCAATTTGAACGTCGATGAAGGAGAGTTTGTTTCTATTGTTGGACCTTCTGGTTCAGGCAAGTCTACATTAATGAACATTATAGGCTGTCTAGATGTTAAGACATCCGGTGAATATTTTTTAAATGGTTATGACACAAGTAAGTTAAATGATAATAAATTAGCCGAATTGAGATCAAACGAGATAGGTTTTATATTTCAAAGCTTTAACCTCCTTCAAAAATTATCGGCATTAGAAAATGTCGAACTACCGATGATTTACAAAGGTATTCCAGCAAAAGAAAGATATAATAGAGCAGTGGAACTATTAACTATGGTCGGGCTGAAAGAAAGAATCCATCACAAGCCAAACGAATTGTCGGGTGGACAACAGCAAAGAGTTGCAATTGCAAGAGCCCTTGCGAACAATCCACATCTAATTTTAGCTGATGAGCCAACAGGAAATCTCGATTCCCAAAGTGGTAAAGAAGTCATGAAAATTATAAAAGAATTAAATGACAGGGGTAATACGATTATTCTGATAACACACGATATCAATGTGGCTAATCAGGCAAAAAGAACAATAAGAATCATGGATGGTAAAATATATGAATAG